CCACTAAAACGAGAGATACAGAGAACTGTGGAAAATCAATTATCAGAAGAACTATTAAGAGGTAGTATAAAAGCAGGAAGTACAGTTTTAGTAGATCTGTCCGATGGTAAGATTGTCATTCGGCCGAAGGTAGGTCTATAGAGCCAATAATAAAATAGAGGATGAATAAAAGCAAACCGACCATAGTTTTAATTTGGAACGGTTTGCTTTTTAACGACTTCACGATATGCTACAATAGATAGATATAAGAAAATAGAAGCAGGTGAATCTATGGCAAAGATTAAAAGTAAATTTGTGTGTCAAGAATGTGGGTATGAAAGTGTAAAGTGGCTTGGGAAATGTCCGGGATGCAATAATTGGAATACCATGGAGGAGGAGATGCTGGAGAGCAAAAAGGATTTTAAGCGTTCACCAACCATTGTCAGCCAATCGAAGCCCCAGCCAATTAAGGAAGTAAAGTCTGGGGCCTATGAGCGATATGACACTCAAATTAATGAACTCAATAGGGTTTTAGGCGGCGGTTTAGTCAAGGGATCCTTGACTTTAATCACAGGGGAACCGGGAATCGGAAAATCTACCCTGATATTACAGGCCAGTAGCACCATTGCAAACCGGTATGGAAAAACGCTATATGTATCGGGGGAGGAATCAGAAGAGCAGATTAAAATGAGAGGAGAACGATTGAACTCACTTTCTGACGATTTGTACATCGTTTCTGAAACCAATGTGGATGTGATTGAGAAGTATATTGAAGAGTATGCGCCCGTATTCATCATCATCGATTCCATTCAAACTTTGTTTAAGGAGGATCTTTCTTCGGCGCCGGGCAGTGTATCCCAAGTGAAAGAATGTGCTAATAATTTAATGAGAATTGGTAAATCTAAGAATATTCCCATGTTCATTGTAGCCCATGTAACGAAACAGGGAGAACTAGCAGGTCCAAGGGTTTTAGAGCATATGGTTGACACTGTATTGCATTTTGAAGGTGAAAGAACTCAAGAGTTTCGGATACTGAGGGCTTTAAAAAATAGATTTGGAACCACCAGCGAAATTGGTGTTTTTGAAATGAGAGAAGAAGGATTGGTTGAAGTCAGCAACCCATCCGCCATGTTCTTAGAATCTTTAAGCACGGAGGCGGAAGGGGCCATTGTGGTTGTGACCGTAGAGGGAACGAGACCTCTTTTGGTGGAAATACAAGCTTTAGTTGCACCTACCAATGCAGGGTTTCCACGGCGCGCTGCTGTAGGGATTGATATCAATCGATTGAATTTGATTATTGCAGTTTTAGAGAAGAAAATAGGACTGCCTTTGATGAATCAAGATATTTATGTCAATGTGGTAGGGGGATTAAAGCTAGAAGGCACCTCGGCAGATTTGGGTGTTGCTATGGCCATCTACTCCAGTATGAGAGGAATTCCAATCGCTTCTAGAGCAATGGTGGTCATGGGAGAGATCAGCTTAACTGGTGAGCTAAGACCCATCAGCCATTTGGAGAAAATGCTAAAGGAAGCAGAAAAAATGGGCTTTACCCGTTCTGTGATACCACAGAAAAATAAGTTTAAGTTCGATGGGATTCATATGAAATGTAAAGGTGTGGATACTTTGAAGGATGCTTTGGAGATGCTAACATTGCATAATTAAATATAGAAAGCTGAAATTTTGTAGATTAATTGGAAAAATAATGTTAAAATTATTAAGGTTCGTAGGTTCGTAAGGTTATCGTAAAAGCAGGGTAAGGGAGGAAACATTTTTGAAGGAACCACGCATAGAAGAAATGCAGTTACTTGACACCATTAAGATGGTAGCACCGGGAACTCCTTTAAGAGAGGGATTAGAGAATGTGTTAAGGGCAAAAACTGGAGCGCTGATTGTCATCGGAGATAGTGAAGATGTGAGAAGTATGATCGATGGGGGATTTGCCATCAATGTGGACTTTTCTCCAGCGTATTTATATGAGTTATGCAAAATGGATGGTGCAATTGTTTTAAGCAGCGACAGTAAAAAAATATTATATGCCAACACACAGATCATGACAGATCCGTCTATCTCTTCGGCTGAAACAGGCACACGTCATAGAACTGCTGAAAGAGTGGCAAAGGCAACTGGTCAAGTGGTTGTTTCAATTTCTCAGAGAAGAAATATCATTACATTATATCGAGGGTACAGTAAATACATCATACAGGATACCAACAAGATTTTAACAAAGGCCAATCAGGCGATACAGACTCTGGAAAAATATAAGTCTGTGCTGGATCAAGCCATGATCAACTTAAGTGCATTGGAGTTTGAAGACTTAGTTACAGTTTACGATGTATGTACTGTGATCCAAAGAACAGAAATGGTCGTAAAGGTTGTTCAAGAAATAGAGAAATATATTTATGAGCTGGGAAACGAAGGTCGATTAGTGAGCATGCAGATGAAGGAATTGGTGGCCAATGTTGTGGAAGATGGAAGACTTGTTGTGAAGGATTATATGATCCATTTAGACGCTGAAGAATCGAATATCCATAAGGTTCTGAGGGGATTATCTTCAGAGGATTTATTGGATCTTTCTTCCATTGCGAAGATACTGGGCTATGGCTCTAATATGAATGCCTTAGATATTTCTGTATCTCCAAGGGGATATCGGATTTTAAATAAAATACCGAGATTACCTTTAACTGTAATTGATAACTTATTAAAGCAATTTATCAGCTTCCAAAAGATCCTGAAAGCTTCTACAGAACAACTAGACGATGTAGATGGCATTGGAGAGGCAAGAGCAAGGGCCATTAAAGATGGATTGAGAAGATTACAGGAGCAGGTGCTTTTGGACCGTCATATATAAACAGAAAAAGTGATGAAGAATGGACTGAACCATTTCTACATCACTTTATTTTTTGAGCACTTGAAACGCTAAGTTCTATCTAGAGTTGAGTACCACATAAAGGTTGTGGCCTAAGCAAACAAATTTTATTTTGAGCACTTGAAACGCTAAGTTCTATTTAGAGTTGAGTGCGACATAAAGTTTGTGAGCCTAAGCAAACAAATTTTATTTTGAGCACTTGAAACGCTAAGTTCTATTTAGAGTTGAGTGCGACATAAAGTTTGTGAGCCTAAGCAAACAAATTTTATTTTGAGCACTTGAAACGCTAAGTTCTATCTAGAGTTGAGTGCGACATAAAGTTTGTGAGCCCAAGCGAACAAATTTTATTTTATAATAAACCGTAAGTTCCTAAGGTCTTTAATTGAGATGCATAGTTTGCCAACATATCATCGATATTGATATTGAATGTATTACAAAGAGCTGCAATATAGAAAATATTATTTGAAATTTCTTCGCCAATTTTTTCCTTACACACATCACACAGGTACCCTTCAACGTGATTGGTTAAATAATTCTGTAGCTCTGAAAAAGAGATGTCTGTTGGTGCACTTTGTTTTTGACTATGGACTTGAATGCAGCCGCAGTCTGTTACAGATTTGGCTACAGCGCGATTGATTTTAGAACTGCTTTCTTGAAGCTTCGTCAAAATATCTAAAATACTCTTATGGCGAATTAATACCTCGTCTACTTGGTCTTGAAATTCATTGAAAGAAAATGGGTTCATATATTCAACTCCTAAGGTCTATATTATTTAAACAAAACACAGAAATTATCATAAGAAAACTCTATTTTCATTATACTGATATCCTCTTCTATTTGTCAATGTGACTATAGAAATTTACTACTTAAGACTTAATTATATATTTTATAAAAAAGCTGCTATAAATCGTGAGGAGAAAGCTTTTTTGAAACTCATGTAGGGTAAAGTTCTTCTTTAGAAACACACTATAAGTAGAACTTTTCTATTCCTTATAAAAAACGCAAAAATCTACAAAAAAATATTTGACAAGTAATAATTCCTGTGATAAAATTATCGTTTTGCTTGACAAAACCACTACTTTATTATATACTAAACTAGTAGTATATCACCGTTTTCTGGGGAGGGTTAATTATGTTTAACATTGGTGAGAAGGTTGTATATCCTATCCACGGTGCTGGTGTGATAGAATCTATTGAAGAAAGAGAAATCCTTGGCGAGAGAAGAAAGTACTATATAATGAAGATGCCTATAGGGGATATGCAGGTAATGATTCCGTTGGATCAAATAGATGATATAGGTATTCGGAAAGTTATTGATGTAGAAGAAATTGGAAGTGTTTTAGAAATATTGGCTTCGGATACAACGAAGATGCATCAAAATTGGAATAGAAGGTATCGTGCGAATATGGATTTAATTAAAACGGGCGATATTTACGAAGTAGCAGATGTGGTGAGAAATCTAACATTGATGGAAAAAGAGAAAGGCTTATCTACGGGCGAGAGAAAGATGCTGAATAATGCCAGACAAATTTTGTTGAGTGAAATTGTTCTTGTGGCTGAGATATCAGAAGAGGAAGCTTCTAAGCTTGTTGAAAAAGTTATATTACAGCAGGAAATGCCGGATACGGCTTTGTAGGAATATGTTCTAAGTAGGTGTATAAAGCATTAGCATTATGGAAACTTCACTTTGAAACAAATACAAAACGAAGTTTCCTATTTAATTTATAAAATATTTATGATATTTGCTTTTAAAAAAAAGTATTTGGGGCATAATTGTTGAATAGGAGGTGAAATCCAATGATAAATAAAATTATTCGTGGGATTTTGACTGCCTTAGGAGCAGTCGCAGGTATGGCATTATATATATATATAGTGAATGTTATGGCCATGGTCAACATAAAAAGTGATTTAAAGACTTATATTATCGGAATTATAATTTCATCCTTAACGAGCGGTGCTATGTTATTTATTTTATCGCCTTGGCTCATCAGACAGGGTAGGAATATTGCCAATTGGATTGAGAAGGAGCTGTCAAAGGTTCCAACGGTAGACATCCTTTTAGGATCTGTAGGACTTATTATTGGACTTATTATTGCTTATTTAATTAGTAACCTGATTACTGGAATTGTACCATTTACGATCTTCGGTTCTATTTTATCTACGATCATCTATATATTTATGGCTTATTTAGGGGTTAAGGTTGCAACGAAGAAAATAATAGAATTACCGAATATACAGGAAATTTTAAAGCGGAATCTCACAAAGGAAAAGGCATCGAAAAAAGAAAATCAAGGATGCCCTAAGGTCTTAGATACCAGTGTAATTATCGATGGTAGAATTGCAGATATCTGTAGGACCGGCTTTGTAGAGGGACCATTAATAATTCCAGGGTTTGTTTTAGAGGAGTTGAGACATATCGCAGATTCTTCTGATGCATTAAAGCGTAATCGTGGAAGAAGAGGACTGGATATTTTAAATATGATACAAAAGGAATTGGATATTGAGGTTAAAATGTATGAAAAAGATTTTCCGGATATAGCAGAGGTTGATACGAAATTGTTGAAACTGGCACAGGTATTAGATGGTAAAGTTATAACCAATGACTATAATCTCAATAAGGTTGCTGAATTCCAAGGTGTAGCAGTACTTAACATAAATGAACTTGCCAATGCGGTAAAACCTGTGGTTCTTCCAGGTGAGGAAATGATCGTACAGGTTGTAAAAGATGGCAAGGAGTCGGGGCAGGGATTAGCTTACTTAGATGATGGCACCATGATCGTCGTAGAAAGCGGGAAAAAATATATTGGGCAGACCATCGATGTATTAGTAACCAGCGTGCTTCAAACTGCAGCAGGAAGAATGATCTTTGCGAAACCGAAGGCTTTAGTAGAAAGATCCGCATAAAATAATTAAATTACACGGAATTATACCATGACATTCAATCCCTCTACATTTATTTGTAGGGGGAATTTTTCTATGGGAATGATATCTACAGAAGCGTCAATACTCTATTATTAAAGGAACCTTAAGTGTAGGAGGTAGATATTGATGGAATGGACAAGTGAGGCTGAGCTAAAAATAAAAAAAGCACCATTTTTTATTAGAGCCATGGCTAGAAGAAAGGCAGAAGAGGTTGCTAAAAATAGAGGAAAAATAGTCGTGGATGTGGAAGATATTGAAGCTGCAAAAGGAAGCAGAGAATTGGAAGACTTAAGTGCAATGGATTTATCCATTGAGGGTATTGAAAGCTCAAAGTTTTTGGATATAGGCCTCTGTGGAGGGGTAAAAGGCTGTCCTTTCACACTATTTAATGATGAAGAGGTGACAAGGGTTTTTTACAGGGTCATTCAGAATGAAAATTTAGAACTGTTCATGGAAAAGGCTTTAGAAGGTCCTGTGCTTTTTCATAATAAGTTTAAAATAGCAATCAGTGGCTGCCCCAATAGCTGTTCACAGCCTCAAATCAAGGATATATCCATTGTAGGATACCATATACCCAAGATTGAGAAAGGTCGCTGTGTAGGGTGTAAGCAATGCGTTAGGAGCTGTCCTGACCGTATGATCACTGCGGAAGATGAGCCGAAGATCGATATGGAAGGCTGCATCCATTGTGGTCGATGTATTCAAGCCTGTCCTACGGGCGCTATTAAAAGGTTTCAAGAAGGGTATCGAATTTATGTCGGCGGAAGACTTGGACGAAAGCCTCACTTAGCTAAACCCATTGCAGATATTGAAGATTTTGATGAACTAGCAAAGATCCTTAGCAAGGTGATTGTTTTTTATAAGGAATGTGTAGAAGAAAAGAAAAGCTTTAGTAAGGTTATAGAAGCGATGGAACTCGAGGAAATAAAAAATCGAATCCATGAAAGAACCTCTTTAGAAAGTATAGAAAGTATCCTATAATAATAGAAAAGTATATATCAAAGTAAGTAGGTGGAGAATATTTCTAAAACAAGTGTTATTATCGTAGCAGCGGGCAAAGGAAAGCGAATGGGCAGAGATTATAATAAACAGTACATACAACTGGAGGCTCAGCCCATCGTTGCCCATACAATTAAAGTTTTTGAGGAGATGGATTGCATCAATGAAATTATCCTGGTGGTCGGTGCAGGAGAGGTAGAGTTTCTAAAAAAAAGTATCATCGAAGTCTATGGATTTCAAAAAGTCTCTGCCATTGTTGAAGGGGGTTTAGAACGACGAGACTCCGTTTATAATGGACTGAAAGCCGTAAGTCAGGATTGTAGCATTGTGCTGATACACGACGGTGCTAGACCCCTCATCACAAAAGATATTATCGAAGAAAGTATAATAGTAGCCAAAGAATCTGGTGCTTGTATTGCTGCTGTACCTGTGAAAGATACCATTAA
Above is a genomic segment from Alkaliphilus oremlandii OhILAs containing:
- the radA gene encoding DNA repair protein RadA, which translates into the protein MAKIKSKFVCQECGYESVKWLGKCPGCNNWNTMEEEMLESKKDFKRSPTIVSQSKPQPIKEVKSGAYERYDTQINELNRVLGGGLVKGSLTLITGEPGIGKSTLILQASSTIANRYGKTLYVSGEESEEQIKMRGERLNSLSDDLYIVSETNVDVIEKYIEEYAPVFIIIDSIQTLFKEDLSSAPGSVSQVKECANNLMRIGKSKNIPMFIVAHVTKQGELAGPRVLEHMVDTVLHFEGERTQEFRILRALKNRFGTTSEIGVFEMREEGLVEVSNPSAMFLESLSTEAEGAIVVVTVEGTRPLLVEIQALVAPTNAGFPRRAAVGIDINRLNLIIAVLEKKIGLPLMNQDIYVNVVGGLKLEGTSADLGVAMAIYSSMRGIPIASRAMVVMGEISLTGELRPISHLEKMLKEAEKMGFTRSVIPQKNKFKFDGIHMKCKGVDTLKDALEMLTLHN
- the disA gene encoding DNA integrity scanning diadenylate cyclase DisA — protein: MKEPRIEEMQLLDTIKMVAPGTPLREGLENVLRAKTGALIVIGDSEDVRSMIDGGFAINVDFSPAYLYELCKMDGAIVLSSDSKKILYANTQIMTDPSISSAETGTRHRTAERVAKATGQVVVSISQRRNIITLYRGYSKYIIQDTNKILTKANQAIQTLEKYKSVLDQAMINLSALEFEDLVTVYDVCTVIQRTEMVVKVVQEIEKYIYELGNEGRLVSMQMKELVANVVEDGRLVVKDYMIHLDAEESNIHKVLRGLSSEDLLDLSSIAKILGYGSNMNALDISVSPRGYRILNKIPRLPLTVIDNLLKQFISFQKILKASTEQLDDVDGIGEARARAIKDGLRRLQEQVLLDRHI
- a CDS encoding nucleoside triphosphate pyrophosphohydrolase family protein, whose product is MNPFSFNEFQDQVDEVLIRHKSILDILTKLQESSSKINRAVAKSVTDCGCIQVHSQKQSAPTDISFSELQNYLTNHVEGYLCDVCKEKIGEEISNNIFYIAALCNTFNINIDDMLANYASQLKTLGTYGLL
- a CDS encoding CarD family transcriptional regulator → MFNIGEKVVYPIHGAGVIESIEEREILGERRKYYIMKMPIGDMQVMIPLDQIDDIGIRKVIDVEEIGSVLEILASDTTKMHQNWNRRYRANMDLIKTGDIYEVADVVRNLTLMEKEKGLSTGERKMLNNARQILLSEIVLVAEISEEEASKLVEKVILQQEMPDTAL
- a CDS encoding PIN/TRAM domain-containing protein gives rise to the protein MINKIIRGILTALGAVAGMALYIYIVNVMAMVNIKSDLKTYIIGIIISSLTSGAMLFILSPWLIRQGRNIANWIEKELSKVPTVDILLGSVGLIIGLIIAYLISNLITGIVPFTIFGSILSTIIYIFMAYLGVKVATKKIIELPNIQEILKRNLTKEKASKKENQGCPKVLDTSVIIDGRIADICRTGFVEGPLIIPGFVLEELRHIADSSDALKRNRGRRGLDILNMIQKELDIEVKMYEKDFPDIAEVDTKLLKLAQVLDGKVITNDYNLNKVAEFQGVAVLNINELANAVKPVVLPGEEMIVQVVKDGKESGQGLAYLDDGTMIVVESGKKYIGQTIDVLVTSVLQTAAGRMIFAKPKALVERSA
- a CDS encoding 4Fe-4S binding protein, with the protein product MEWTSEAELKIKKAPFFIRAMARRKAEEVAKNRGKIVVDVEDIEAAKGSRELEDLSAMDLSIEGIESSKFLDIGLCGGVKGCPFTLFNDEEVTRVFYRVIQNENLELFMEKALEGPVLFHNKFKIAISGCPNSCSQPQIKDISIVGYHIPKIEKGRCVGCKQCVRSCPDRMITAEDEPKIDMEGCIHCGRCIQACPTGAIKRFQEGYRIYVGGRLGRKPHLAKPIADIEDFDELAKILSKVIVFYKECVEEKKSFSKVIEAMELEEIKNRIHERTSLESIESIL
- the ispD gene encoding 2-C-methyl-D-erythritol 4-phosphate cytidylyltransferase, translating into MENISKTSVIIVAAGKGKRMGRDYNKQYIQLEAQPIVAHTIKVFEEMDCINEIILVVGAGEVEFLKKSIIEVYGFQKVSAIVEGGLERRDSVYNGLKAVSQDCSIVLIHDGARPLITKDIIEESIIVAKESGACIAAVPVKDTIKISNDNMEVIHTPKRDNLWSVQTPQTFQYDLILEAYNHQQPKDSTATDDAMILEALGHTVKIIHGSYNNIKITTPEDLIVAEEILKTRREGR